The Desulfobacterales bacterium genome includes a window with the following:
- the rapZ gene encoding RNase adapter RapZ, which produces MKNFKILIITGLSGSGKGISVEALEDVGFYCVENMPVALLPKFLELPLESASKIKGFAFVMDLREKSFLAEYANILESLKKKGYNIDILFLEADEEVLLRRYSETRRQHPLSQSNNESNIRLLDVIRQEKIQLQGLRQIADKIINTSNFTVHQFKDFITKIALNIESNKKMRVYVLSFGYKYGIPHDADLIIDVRFLKNPYFISELKELTGETAPVKNYVLNNELTKEFLKKYIDLLEFLIPQYEKEGKSYLTIATGCTGGQHRSVVIASEIVNYFKNKGKIFELIHRDIAQYKIFDNSH; this is translated from the coding sequence ATGAAGAATTTTAAAATATTAATTATAACAGGATTATCCGGTTCTGGGAAAGGCATCTCTGTCGAAGCATTGGAAGATGTAGGATTCTATTGCGTAGAAAATATGCCTGTAGCGCTTCTTCCTAAATTTTTGGAACTCCCACTTGAAAGTGCTTCTAAAATTAAAGGTTTTGCATTTGTAATGGACCTTCGGGAAAAAAGCTTTCTTGCTGAATACGCCAACATTTTGGAGTCTTTAAAAAAAAAGGGCTATAACATTGATATCCTTTTTTTAGAAGCTGATGAAGAGGTTTTACTAAGGCGTTACAGTGAAACACGAAGACAGCATCCACTTTCCCAAAGCAACAATGAATCAAACATAAGACTATTAGATGTAATACGACAAGAAAAAATACAACTACAAGGTTTAAGACAAATAGCAGATAAAATAATAAATACATCAAATTTTACTGTACATCAATTTAAAGACTTTATCACAAAAATAGCATTAAATATTGAATCTAATAAAAAAATGAGGGTATATGTTTTATCCTTTGGATATAAATATGGAATTCCTCATGATGCAGATTTAATAATTGATGTTAGATTTTTAAAAAATCCTTATTTTATTTCTGAACTTAAGGAACTTACAGGAGAAACTGCGCCTGTAAAAAATTATGTATTAAATAATGAATTAACAAAGGAATTTTTAAAAAAATACATTGACCTTCTTGAATTTTTAATTCCTCAGTATGAAAAAGAAGGAAAATCTTATTTAACTATTGCTACAGGATGTACAGGTGGGCAGCATCGCTCAGTTGTAATAGCTTCTGAAATTGTAAATTATTTTAAAAATAAA
- a CDS encoding PTS sugar transporter subunit IIA, with translation MKILDFLKKEAIISDLKAKDKKSTLEEMSVPISNLSGIPHNKIVRVLMEREQLGSTGIEGGIGIPHGKMESIDSIIMSFGINRKGIDFDSIDGLPSHIFCLILAPESSTGPHLKLLSQVSKILRSDDFKETLINSNDEEELFSIIKSVDEEF, from the coding sequence ATGAAAATACTTGATTTTTTAAAAAAAGAAGCGATAATCTCTGATTTAAAGGCAAAAGATAAAAAGAGTACATTGGAAGAGATGTCTGTGCCTATTTCAAACCTTTCAGGGATTCCTCATAATAAGATAGTTAGGGTCCTTATGGAAAGAGAACAACTTGGCAGCACTGGTATCGAAGGCGGTATTGGAATTCCCCATGGCAAAATGGAATCAATTGATTCAATTATTATGTCTTTTGGCATAAATAGAAAAGGCATTGATTTTGACTCGATTGACGGACTGCCCTCTCATATTTTTTGTTTAATTTTGGCACCAGAAAGTTCAACTGGGCCTCATCTAAAACTTCTTTCTCAGGTTTCTAAAATTTTACGATCAGATGATTTTAAAGAAACCCTTATAAATTCCAATGATGAAGAAGAACTTTTTTCTATAATAAAGTCAGTAGATGAAGAATTTTAA